Within Rhodopirellula islandica, the genomic segment TGCGCGTCACGAGCATTCTTGAGCTGCTTGCTCGTCGTTCCGCTGCTGACCAAGCAGTGAAATCCGCTGCAGGCACCACAGGCAATCGTGATGAACAAAAACGGCAGCATCGGGGGTGCATCCGCAGGAACCTGCTTGGCAATCGCGGGCGCCGCCGTGGACAGATTGGCTTGCCCGTTCAGCGACGCGACCGCCAACCCGGCAACCAACAACACCAACGCCACCCCCAACTGCAAACTGTTCAAAAAATCGCGAGGCTGAAGCAACAACCAAACCGGCAACACCGACGCAAAGAACGCGTAGATCAGCAACAACAACGTCCACACGACGACCGGCGTCATGTACACCGAATCGGCAGGCAACACCTCCGCCAAATCCAGCGGCAACGCGGTCGCGCCCAGGTAAACCGTCAGGTACAGGATTCCCAATCCGATCAAACACGGCACCACCAAGTTGCCTCCGCGGCGGATCACCGACCAACCGATGAACGCCGCGACTGGCATCGCCGTCCAAACGGAGAGCACCGACTCGGGATACAACTTGAAAATATTCGCGATCACCAATCCGAACACCGCCAACACAATCGACAGGGCCATCGCCAACACGATCAGGAACAACACCTTGGCTCGTGGCGAAATCAACCGTCCCGCTGCCTGTCCGATCGATTCACCTCGACTGCGGATCGAAATCACCAAGGCGGCGAGGTCATGCACGCCTCCGACCAAGATCGAACCAAACACAACCCACAGCAAAGCCGGCAACCATCCCCAAAAAACCGCGAGTGCTGGACCAACAATTGGTCCGGTTCCAGCAATGCTGGTGAAATGGTGGCCGAAGACAATGGACCGATCCGTCGGCACGAAATCAACGTCGTCCCGCTGGGCCACGCTGGGCATGGTTTCATCCGCACTGAGACGGAACAATTTGTTCGCCAGATAGCGGCCATAGGTGTGATACGCAACGACAAACGCGACCATCGAAAGGATCGCAATGACAAGAGTGCTCATGCGGGGAGATCAGCTGACTGACAAAGAGGGGAAAGGCAAAGTGGGGAAAGGATGGTGGGGCTCGAATGACAACCGCAGTCCAGCGGCAGGCGGTCGGCAACCTGCACTCGCCATTGAATGGGTGGGACCTCGGTTCGCACGACGGCACTGTTTTTCGCAACGGGACTCGGTGTCACAAGCGAAAACGGGCCAAATCGGCCGACGTGAAGCGATTCACGCCGACAGCACCGAGAGATCGAATCGAACCGTTCCCGGCGGAATTTCTACCGTTGTCCGGTCGTCGATTCGGATTCGCCCCCTATAATACGCGAAACGCGTGGGCTCCGAACGATGTCGCTGGCCCAATCGAGACCATTTCGCATACGCGACCACTCACTCATCAAGATTGAACCATGAGCTCTGCTTCAAGCAACGGAAACGCCCAACCCAAGACAGAAAAGACCATCATCATCGGCAGCGGGCCGGCCGGTTGGTCCGCGGCCATCTACGCGGCGCGGGCAAACCTGGATCCCGTCCTTTACGAAGGCACCGTCAAGCCAGAAATGATTCCGCTGGGACAACTCGCCTACACCACCGAGATCGAAAATTTCGCTGGGTTCCCGGCCGGCAACATCCGCGCGTTCGTTGAATCCGCCGTTGACAAGGACCGCCACTGGAACCTGCCGATGGTTCCTGAAGGCCACGAAAAAGACGGCCAACCCCACTACGCCGTGCAAGGCGTGGAGCTGATGGAATTGATGAAGCAACAAGCGATCAACTTCGGAACCCGAGTGGTCGGAGACGATATCGAACGAGTCGACTTCTCGGGACCGCCGCACACGCTGTATCCCGCCTCGGGCGATCCCGTCCAAGCCCACTCGGTGATCATCGCCACAGGTGCTCGCGCCAATTACCTGGGTCTCCCCAGCGAAGAACTCTACAAGAACAAAGGTGTCAGTGCCTGTGCCGTTTGTGACGGAGCCTTGCCCGTCTACCGTGGCAAACCCCTCGCGGTTGTCGGCGGTGGTGACTCCGCGGTCGAAGAAGCCACCTACCTGGCCAATCTCAAAGGTGCCGACACGATTTACTTGCTCGTGCGTCGCGACCAAATGCGTGCCAGCAAGGTCATGCAAGACCGAGCGATCAATCACCCCAACATTGAAATCCTCTGGAACACCGTTGTCGAAGAAGTTCTCGGTGACGAAAAACTGGTCAACGCACTGCGTCTGAAAGACACCGTGGACGGCTCCACCCGTGAACTGAAAGTCGGCGGCATGTTCGTCGCTATCGGTCACACGCCCAACACAACGTTCTTGGACGGCGCTGTCGACATGAACAGCGAAGGCTACATCCAGTGGAGCAAGGCGTTCCGAACCAACACATCCGTCCGTGGCGTCTTCGCAGCGGGCGATGTCGCGGATGATTACTACCGTCAAGCGATCACTTCCGCTGGGACGGGCTGCATGGCAGCGTTGGATGCCGAGCGTTTCCTGGTCGAACATGAGGAAGCAGCCGGGACCAGCGAAGCACGTCCTTCGTTGACCTAAGAAGCATGACCTTGGTTCGAAACCCCAAGGCTTCCGTCACTCCGCGACTGGTTGTGCGTGTCCGGATGATCGAACAACCGCGGGGGGCGTCGATTGAATCAACGCAGCATTTGGTAGTGGACGAGGCAACGAGTCCCTCGCGTGGGGAAGGACTTGTTGCCTCGTCCACTACGGTTCAGATGCTCGACGAAGGACGCTTCGAAAAACGTCGGTAATAAAAAAGACGTCCCGAGCGGTGACAGTCGTGACAGGCTTGTTGATTGAGTACGTTTCGCAGATTGAGCGATCAGCCATTCGGCGTGAGCCTGGGCTGCTAAAAGTTCAGGGTTGGCATTCTGATCGCGGATGCAAATTTTCTTCCGGCTTCGGTCTTTCTCCATCCCGGTAGGGATGTCAGATGGTAGCCGGGGGTCGCTGCGTAGCAGCACACCCCCGGTAAACGAGCCCCCCTGAAAAACTCTCCCTCCCGCCGTGGCCGATGGCCACGGCGGGAGGGAGAGTGGCGACGCGGGCATGTCCGTCGGTGGCGATATCGCTTACCGACGGCTACTCTCCGTCATCCTTACCGGGATGAAGACTTGCGCAAACGAATACGCTCCCCAACACCAAACTTTTCGCAGTCCAGCGTTTCAAAAATCCCGCGTTGGACTTTCATTGTCGCGGCGTTAGTTGGATGAATCACCGGAACTGCCTTGCAACTCCAGCATCGCCAACGCGAACGCTTCGCCGATCTGGGCCATGGTCTTTCCACAGCCCAGGTAGTGATAACCGGCGTTGGACGCCCCGCGATTCCACAACGCGAGCTCTGCTTCTGAGATCAGCTCGCGTTCAAATTCTTTCATGAATTCGGATTGCTGTTCTGGGGTCATGGATCCGTCCTGGTTCTCGTGCCCTCGCTGCTTCGTCCGCAATTGATAGGACTTCTGCCGAACTTCCGCGAACTTGCTCGCGATGGCCCCCAGTGACTCGTCCCAGTACGGCCCGGTTGGAACCGCCACGACGTTGCCACGAAAGGCCTCCATTTTCGCAGGAGCCGCCATCGCATCTCGGAACTGCTGGTGATCGGGACTGGGGTTTTCGCCGTCGACTCCCAACACCCCGATCACAAACGGCAACTCCTTCGCACTCGAGTCAACATCGCTCAAATCCGACCGCACGTCGCGAATGAAGTCCGCCATCCACTGCGAGTACTTAGCGAAACGATTCTGCTCGGCGTTGGCAGGCAGTGGAGGATAAACGTCCCGGTTGACGACATCGTTCCAACCTTGGAACCAAACGAATCCTGCCAGCTCATAACCTTGATCTTCTTGATAGGCAGGCACCACTCGATCGAGATCACTCAGCACGGACTTCACGTGTTCCATCATCAGTCGGTAGTACTTGCCCGAGTCTTGCTCATGATTGCGATCTCGCTCGATGTCGTTGGCTGTCCGTGGATAGACTCCAGCACTTGGCGGACGAAAGTCGTAGTGCAGAGACTTGCCGCCCCAAGCGGTTTTGATCAGCAGAATCGGGGCGTCGGTGTTTTCCTCGAGCGTCAAACCAAACGTGAACTCGGGGCCAATCTTGCCACCATCTTCACTCGGATTCGGTCGCGAACCATAACCAGTGGTCAGCTTGCCCAGGCCTTCCCCGTTTGCTTCGCCTCGACCGGTCAGATACGAAATCCAAACCCGGTCACACTCCCGGAAGGAGCCGTCTTCGCTGCGCATGCGTTGGAGCAACGACTTGGCTTGTGGATCATCGCTCATGTAGCCGATTGTTTCGACCTTGGCGTGCCCTTCCATGTTGGACTGCCCCGCCAGGATATAAACCTGCAGTGGCGGAAGAGGCTTCGAAGTCGACGAATCGTCCCCGAGTGTGGGGACGGTGATTGGCAACGCGACTAGCAAACAGCCAACCAAACAAACGGCACGCAACATCGATAGAGCCTCAACAGAATACGGAAGGTAGACGAGGCGATCGCACCGATGGCGTTCACCCGGTCAAGCCAGAATGTCATGCACAACTTCACCGTGCACGTCGGTCAAACGGAATTGACGCCCTTGATATCGGAACGTCAAACGCTCGTGATCGACGCCCAACAAGTGCATGATCGTGGCATGCAAATCATGGATATGAACGGGAGCCTCCGTCAAGTTGTACCCAAAATCGTCGGTTGCACCGTGCACGATGCCGGGCTTCACCCCTCCGCCGGCCATCCACAAACTAAAGCATCTGGGGTGGTGATCGCGACCGAAACTGGTTTCCGTCAGCTTGCCTTGGCAATAATTGGTCCGCCCGAATTCGCCGCCCCAAATGACCAGCGTGTCTTCGAGCATTCCCAACCGTTTGAGATCTTGCACCAACGCCGCTGACGCTTGGTCGGTTGCCTTGCACTGATTGGGCAATCCCTTGGGCAGGCCGCCGTGATGGTCCCACCCTTTGTGATAAAGCTGAATGAAACGCACACCACGCTGCGCCAATCGCCGAGCCATCAAACAGTTTGCGGCAAAGGAACCTGGGTTCTTGGAATCTTCGCCGTACAGTTCAAAAACCTCTTCGGATTCGTCTGCGAAATCAGTGGCCTCGGGAATCGAGGACTGCATGGCAAATGCCATCTCGTATTGAGCAATGCGAGCCTCCACCAACGGATCCGCGTTGCTCGCCAATTGCATCTGGTGCAATTTCGAAAGGGCGTCCATGGCGGAGCGGCGACTTTGCGTGTCGATGCCTTGCGGGTTGCTGAGATACAACACCGGATCGGCTCCGCTTCGGAACTGAACGCCTTGGTGCTCACTGGGCAAAAACCCGTTGCCCCAAAATCGCGAAACCAAGGGCTGGCCGCTGTTTTGATTCTTGGTGGTCATCACCACAAACGCGGGCAAGTTTTCATTCTCGCTGCCCAACCCATAATCGACCCAAGCGCCCATGCTGGGACGC encodes:
- a CDS encoding FAD-dependent oxidoreductase, with translation MSSASSNGNAQPKTEKTIIIGSGPAGWSAAIYAARANLDPVLYEGTVKPEMIPLGQLAYTTEIENFAGFPAGNIRAFVESAVDKDRHWNLPMVPEGHEKDGQPHYAVQGVELMELMKQQAINFGTRVVGDDIERVDFSGPPHTLYPASGDPVQAHSVIIATGARANYLGLPSEELYKNKGVSACAVCDGALPVYRGKPLAVVGGGDSAVEEATYLANLKGADTIYLLVRRDQMRASKVMQDRAINHPNIEILWNTVVEEVLGDEKLVNALRLKDTVDGSTRELKVGGMFVAIGHTPNTTFLDGAVDMNSEGYIQWSKAFRTNTSVRGVFAAGDVADDYYRQAITSAGTGCMAALDAERFLVEHEEAAGTSEARPSLT
- a CDS encoding sialate O-acetylesterase, which produces MLRAVCLVGCLLVALPITVPTLGDDSSTSKPLPPLQVYILAGQSNMEGHAKVETIGYMSDDPQAKSLLQRMRSEDGSFRECDRVWISYLTGRGEANGEGLGKLTTGYGSRPNPSEDGGKIGPEFTFGLTLEENTDAPILLIKTAWGGKSLHYDFRPPSAGVYPRTANDIERDRNHEQDSGKYYRLMMEHVKSVLSDLDRVVPAYQEDQGYELAGFVWFQGWNDVVNRDVYPPLPANAEQNRFAKYSQWMADFIRDVRSDLSDVDSSAKELPFVIGVLGVDGENPSPDHQQFRDAMAAPAKMEAFRGNVVAVPTGPYWDESLGAIASKFAEVRQKSYQLRTKQRGHENQDGSMTPEQQSEFMKEFERELISEAELALWNRGASNAGYHYLGCGKTMAQIGEAFALAMLELQGSSGDSSN
- a CDS encoding DUF1501 domain-containing protein; this encodes MSSSELNPISIHRRALLQNSAYGFGGMALGQLLASSLGDSNASASSPDALGAGTPVPGSMGMLHHAAKAKRVIFLFQSGAPSQLDLFDYKPLLNEKHGTELPDEIRGGQRLTGMSGNQSSLPLVGSPFEFKQHGECGTWMSDQLPYTSKIADDICVVRSMYTEAINHGPAVTFMQTGSMFPGRPSMGAWVDYGLGSENENLPAFVVMTTKNQNSGQPLVSRFWGNGFLPSEHQGVQFRSGADPVLYLSNPQGIDTQSRRSAMDALSKLHQMQLASNADPLVEARIAQYEMAFAMQSSIPEATDFADESEEVFELYGEDSKNPGSFAANCLMARRLAQRGVRFIQLYHKGWDHHGGLPKGLPNQCKATDQASAALVQDLKRLGMLEDTLVIWGGEFGRTNYCQGKLTETSFGRDHHPRCFSLWMAGGGVKPGIVHGATDDFGYNLTEAPVHIHDLHATIMHLLGVDHERLTFRYQGRQFRLTDVHGEVVHDILA
- a CDS encoding carbon starvation CstA family protein, yielding MSTLVIAILSMVAFVVAYHTYGRYLANKLFRLSADETMPSVAQRDDVDFVPTDRSIVFGHHFTSIAGTGPIVGPALAVFWGWLPALLWVVFGSILVGGVHDLAALVISIRSRGESIGQAAGRLISPRAKVLFLIVLAMALSIVLAVFGLVIANIFKLYPESVLSVWTAMPVAAFIGWSVIRRGGNLVVPCLIGLGILYLTVYLGATALPLDLAEVLPADSVYMTPVVVWTLLLLIYAFFASVLPVWLLLQPRDFLNSLQLGVALVLLVAGLAVASLNGQANLSTAAPAIAKQVPADAPPMLPFLFITIACGACSGFHCLVSSGTTSKQLKNARDAQMIGYGSMLGEGMLAVLVILACCAGVGMGRLTRDASSGSIEITRQEPVAMAEAAAGEAALDGSAAWRSYYRTGPSAAEVAAGTAVAGGGWKSQGLDKKLAAFIDGGANFISAIGIPLKYGVAIMAVMVACFAATTLDTATRLQRYVISELASSAGWQMGTNKYVATTIAVGIGMAIAVFAGESPGKGGLMLWPLFGATNQLLAGLALMVAVFYLARRSRPVAVLAIPMGMMLLLPAWAMVFDLVNNWWPQRDYVLIGFGSFVLILQAWMVGEAISLWRRLPEVMQQADTSDEFGSSDPLTAN